The Streptomyces tubercidicus DNA segment TCGCGGGTGAACAAGGGGCGTTCGGCACGGCGGGGGACGAGTAGGTTGGGGGTGCCACCACCGAGGGGCACGGCGGACGAGAGGAAGCGCGGCGATGTCGATGCTCAAGGGCAGCAATGTGCCGGTTCCGGCCCCGGCGGTACGGGTGGAACTCGGCTGGCAGGCGGCCCCCGGAGCACCGGACGTGGACGCCTCCGCCCTGCTGCTGGTGTCCGGAAAGGTCCGCGACGACGGAGACTTCGTCTTCTACAACCAGGCCGCGCACGCCTCCGGCGCCGTACGCCATGAAGGCAAGCGCCCGGCCGGCGGCGCCATGACCGACTGCCTCGCCGTCGATCTGGCGGCCGTCGAGCCCGCCGTCGACAAGGTAGTGCTCGCCGCCTCCGCCGACGGCGGCAGCTTCGGCGGCGTCCCGGGACTGCACATCCGGGTGCTGGATGCCGCGGGCGGCGCCGAGCTGGCCCGCTTCGACAGTCAGGACGCCGGCACCGAGACCGCCTTCGTCCTCGGCGAGCTCTACCGGCGGCAGGGCGCCTGGAAGTTCCGTGCGGTGGGGCAGGGCTACGACACCGGGCTCGCCGGGCTGGCCACCGACTTCGGCATCAGCGTCGAGGAGGTCGAGGAACCGGCGGCGCCGCAGGCCCCGGCTCCGGTCCCCGCCGCGCCCGCTCCGCCGCCCTCCGCGCCCCCGGCCATGGCGCCCGCGCCCCCGGCCATGGCGCCCGCGCCCCCGGCCATGGCGCCCGCCCCTCCGATGGCGCCGCCGCCCCCGGCCCCCGCGCCCCCGCCCGTTCGTCTGACGAAAGTCACCCTCACGAAGGATGCCCCGGCCGTCTCCCTGA contains these protein-coding regions:
- a CDS encoding TerD family protein codes for the protein MSMLKGSNVPVPAPAVRVELGWQAAPGAPDVDASALLLVSGKVRDDGDFVFYNQAAHASGAVRHEGKRPAGGAMTDCLAVDLAAVEPAVDKVVLAASADGGSFGGVPGLHIRVLDAAGGAELARFDSQDAGTETAFVLGELYRRQGAWKFRAVGQGYDTGLAGLATDFGISVEEVEEPAAPQAPAPVPAAPAPPPSAPPAMAPAPPAMAPAPPAMAPAPPMAPPPPAPAPPPVRLTKVTLTKDAPAVSLTKQGGTSGAMRVNLNWTGGSAGKRLGKKLGRKAMEAMGARGALLPSSGELDLDLCALYQLTDGAAGVVHPLGGNFGALHAPPYIQLDGDDRTGAVAAGENMTINLDHQERIKRILIFVTVYAGARSFAGLNATVTLQPQHGAPVDFTLDACTVPSNVCALALITNTGSELVVQREARYLVPAPGVSPQRTVDQAYGWGLDWSPARK